Proteins encoded in a region of the Malaciobacter mytili LMG 24559 genome:
- a CDS encoding tRNA (5-methylaminomethyl-2-thiouridine)(34)-methyltransferase MnmD, whose protein sequence is MYKVVTTRDGSKTLFSQQYNQHYHSINDGAIFESLSKHIIPAFTFHQNKNELNILDICFGLGYNTLATIYYVKKYNINAKINIYSPELDEVLISSLKEFEYPKEFEELKSIIIKLCEDKYYKDTQFNIIIKIGDAREYLNSLEINFDIIYQDAFSSDVNNELWTKEYFDILYRLSNKNTIITTYSIATPVRLSMYEAGFNIYEYIPEIKKQTLAFKEKQELLGKFVDMQLKKQRNPQAKALRD, encoded by the coding sequence ATGTATAAAGTAGTTACTACAAGAGATGGGTCTAAAACTCTTTTTTCCCAACAATATAATCAGCACTATCATAGTATAAATGATGGTGCAATTTTTGAAAGCTTATCAAAACATATTATTCCAGCCTTTACTTTTCATCAAAATAAAAATGAATTAAATATTTTAGATATTTGTTTTGGATTAGGATATAATACTTTAGCAACTATTTATTATGTAAAAAAGTATAATATTAATGCTAAAATAAATATATACTCTCCTGAACTAGATGAAGTGCTTATTTCATCATTAAAAGAGTTTGAATACCCTAAAGAGTTTGAAGAATTAAAATCTATTATTATAAAGCTATGTGAAGATAAATATTATAAGGATACTCAATTTAATATAATTATTAAAATTGGTGATGCAAGAGAATATCTAAATTCATTAGAAATAAATTTTGATATAATTTATCAAGATGCTTTTTCAAGTGACGTTAATAATGAATTGTGGACTAAAGAATATTTTGATATTTTATATAGACTTTCAAATAAAAATACAATTATTACAACTTATTCTATTGCTACTCCTGTTAGATTATCTATGTATGAAGCAGGTTTTAATATTTATGAATATATTCCTGAGATTAAAAAGCAAACTTTAGCTTTTAAAGAAAAACAAGAATTATTAGGAAAATTTGTAGATATGCAATTAAAAAAGCAAAGAAATCCTCAAGCAAAAGCTTTAAGAGATTAG
- a CDS encoding tripartite tricarboxylate transporter permease — protein MIDGILQGAQTAFSFYNILMVIIGCFAGTIIGMLPGLGPISAIALMIPITYGMDPSSGLILIAGVYYGAVFGGSTSSILINAPGVAGTVASSFDGYPLSKKGQAGKALAIAAYSSFSGGTIAAIFLLIAAPILANISLSFQSSDYFAMMLLGLTAVAAFSGRGNFLKASIMTIFGIMLSTIGIDSDSGIPRFTFGRLDLIDGISFLLLAMAAFALSEAMMNILENKRTNKDEETKLKNELGSLKLQKNEIRQIAPTIARSSILGFFVGILPGAGATIASFLAYGMERSFASKKEKQKFGNGSLQGLAGPESANNAASSGSFVPLLTLGIPGSGTTAVILGALISYGIQPGPTLYIDNPILFWSVIISMYIGNLVLLILNLPLIPYIAKILTLPKQLLLPLIIFFSLIGVYLVTFNNFDIYIMTLFAVVALFLRILDFPMAPMILGFILGKMIEDNLRRSLTISDGSISFLWERPITLSLLIIIIVIILSPIILKYLSKKRS, from the coding sequence ATGATAGATGGTATCTTACAAGGAGCACAAACTGCTTTTTCTTTTTATAATATACTAATGGTAATTATAGGTTGTTTTGCAGGAACTATTATTGGGATGCTTCCTGGGCTTGGACCAATATCAGCCATTGCACTTATGATTCCTATTACATATGGGATGGATCCTTCTTCTGGATTAATTTTAATTGCCGGAGTTTATTATGGTGCTGTTTTTGGAGGCTCAACTTCATCAATTTTAATAAATGCTCCAGGAGTAGCAGGAACAGTAGCTAGTTCATTTGATGGTTATCCTTTATCAAAAAAAGGACAAGCAGGTAAAGCCTTAGCAATTGCAGCATATTCTTCTTTTTCAGGAGGAACAATAGCAGCTATTTTTTTACTTATTGCTGCACCAATTTTGGCAAATATCTCATTAAGTTTTCAATCTTCTGACTATTTTGCAATGATGTTATTAGGACTTACAGCAGTAGCAGCATTTTCAGGAAGAGGCAATTTTCTAAAAGCTTCTATAATGACAATTTTTGGTATTATGCTCTCAACTATTGGTATAGATTCTGATTCTGGAATTCCAAGATTTACTTTTGGAAGATTAGATTTAATTGATGGAATATCCTTTTTACTTCTAGCAATGGCTGCTTTTGCTTTATCTGAAGCAATGATGAATATCTTAGAAAATAAAAGAACTAATAAAGATGAAGAAACAAAATTAAAAAATGAACTTGGTAGTTTAAAACTTCAAAAAAATGAAATTAGACAAATTGCCCCAACTATTGCAAGATCTTCTATTCTAGGTTTTTTTGTTGGTATCTTACCAGGAGCTGGTGCTACAATTGCTTCATTCTTAGCTTATGGAATGGAAAGAAGCTTTGCAAGTAAAAAAGAGAAACAAAAATTTGGAAATGGTTCTCTTCAAGGTCTTGCTGGACCAGAAAGTGCCAATAATGCTGCTTCTTCAGGTTCTTTTGTACCATTATTAACATTAGGCATTCCAGGTTCTGGAACTACAGCTGTTATTTTAGGAGCCTTAATATCTTATGGTATTCAGCCAGGCCCAACATTATATATTGATAATCCTATTTTATTTTGGTCTGTTATTATCTCTATGTATATTGGAAATTTAGTATTATTGATTTTAAATCTTCCTCTTATTCCTTATATAGCTAAAATACTAACTTTACCTAAACAATTGCTATTGCCTCTTATTATCTTTTTTTCTTTAATTGGGGTATATCTAGTTACTTTTAATAATTTTGATATTTATATAATGACACTATTTGCTGTTGTTGCACTTTTTTTAAGAATTTTAGATTTTCCTATGGCACCTATGATTTTAGGATTTATTTTAGGAAAGATGATTGAAGATAATTTAAGAAGATCTTTAACAATAAGCGATGGTTCTATCTCTTTTCTTTGGGAAAGACCAATTACTTTAAGTCTTTTAATAATTATAATAGTTATAATATTATCACCTATAATACTTAAATATCTATCTAAAAAAAGGTCTTAA
- a CDS encoding cache domain-containing protein: protein MNKYTNTEKKIKKITLLSSTIIILLVATIIGIILIQTEFTNFNNHINNFKNTIIERKKFTLKTSVENLINDIKIEEFSILKNKKYRIKNQSIIAYNLAKAIYKKSKNLTKEEKLKFIKDALTQISNKENDINYFILDKKGTIILNTEYKKIEGENYLNIQDISGKKFINEIIHSNNKKQTFHEYFWYKPKSNILSKKILFARALDELDIIIGSTTFLEKIKENITSKIKEKIFKQSSNKEDFILIYNVTSLNDILNSDLIIQKHVIANKFDKEAIKDLLIKTNYKGNDFIFYEDSEKLMYGSFIQEYRYFIANVTNLNTINNIIKNERNISYKNLIKNITKLSISISVITIFFFIISLLFTKKIDSLFKNYKKRVISNEQKFKLLFNHSNNAFIISNKHKGEILSFNNTALKLTSYKHSELLNRNFFELFINLDKEMVLNKSSFEKTIKLKDKNNNIKIIELQIVNYNNYDENLLFSSLKDITERTYLKKQKRRQEQLLIQKSKMAAMGEMIENIAHQWRQPLSQISGLFFDIQSAYEYNELTKKYLINRINEANDLTEYMSKTIDDFRNFFDPNSKKEEFYIFEAVENALKILNSTLSFYKIKVKIKKGKDFKIYGFKNEYAQAIVNIISNAKDILVDRKVTNPKIKIYIKEEKHNTLYIEDNAGGVDKNILDKIFDPYFTTKCNYGTGIGLYMTKLIIEEKMNGEIKVENSIKGAIFSITV from the coding sequence TTGAATAAATATACAAACACTGAAAAAAAAATAAAAAAAATTACACTTTTAAGTTCTACAATAATTATTCTATTAGTTGCTACAATAATAGGTATTATTCTTATACAAACTGAATTTACAAATTTTAATAATCATATAAATAATTTTAAAAATACTATTATTGAAAGAAAAAAATTTACTCTAAAAACATCTGTTGAGAATCTAATAAATGATATAAAAATTGAAGAATTTTCTATTTTAAAAAATAAAAAATATAGAATTAAAAATCAATCAATAATAGCATATAATTTAGCTAAGGCCATATATAAAAAATCAAAAAATCTTACAAAAGAGGAAAAATTAAAATTTATAAAAGACGCTCTTACTCAAATCTCAAATAAAGAAAATGATATAAATTATTTTATTTTAGATAAAAAAGGAACTATTATTTTAAATACTGAATATAAAAAAATAGAAGGAGAAAATTATTTAAATATTCAAGATATCTCTGGAAAAAAATTTATAAACGAAATCATTCATTCTAATAATAAAAAACAAACTTTTCATGAATATTTTTGGTATAAACCCAAAAGTAATATATTATCAAAAAAAATACTTTTTGCAAGAGCATTAGATGAATTAGATATTATTATTGGTTCTACTACTTTTTTAGAAAAAATAAAAGAAAATATTACTAGTAAAATTAAAGAAAAGATTTTTAAGCAAAGTTCTAATAAAGAAGACTTTATTTTAATATACAATGTAACTAGTTTAAATGATATTTTAAATAGTGATTTAATTATACAAAAACATGTAATTGCAAATAAGTTTGATAAAGAAGCTATAAAAGATTTACTTATAAAAACAAATTATAAAGGTAATGATTTTATATTTTATGAAGATTCTGAAAAACTAATGTATGGAAGTTTTATACAAGAGTATAGATATTTTATTGCAAATGTTACAAATTTAAATACTATTAATAATATTATTAAAAATGAAAGAAATATCTCTTATAAAAATTTAATAAAAAATATAACTAAACTCTCTATTTCTATTAGTGTAATAACTATATTTTTCTTTATTATTTCTCTTTTATTTACAAAAAAGATTGATTCTTTATTTAAAAACTATAAAAAAAGAGTTATTTCTAATGAACAAAAATTTAAACTTCTTTTTAATCATAGTAATAATGCTTTTATTATTTCAAATAAACATAAAGGTGAAATTTTAAGTTTTAATAATACTGCATTAAAACTTACTTCTTATAAACATTCAGAATTACTAAATAGAAATTTTTTTGAATTATTTATAAATTTAGATAAAGAAATGGTTTTAAATAAATCTTCTTTTGAAAAAACTATAAAATTAAAAGATAAAAATAATAATATTAAAATCATTGAACTTCAAATTGTTAATTATAATAATTATGATGAAAATCTACTTTTTTCATCACTTAAAGATATTACAGAAAGAACTTATTTAAAAAAACAAAAAAGAAGACAAGAACAACTTTTAATACAAAAATCAAAAATGGCGGCAATGGGTGAAATGATAGAAAATATTGCTCACCAATGGAGACAACCTTTATCGCAAATTTCAGGATTATTTTTTGATATTCAATCAGCGTACGAATATAATGAATTAACTAAAAAATATCTTATAAATAGAATAAATGAAGCAAATGATTTAACAGAATATATGTCAAAAACTATAGATGATTTTAGAAATTTTTTTGACCCAAATAGCAAAAAAGAAGAGTTTTATATCTTTGAAGCTGTTGAAAATGCTTTAAAAATATTAAATTCTACATTAAGCTTCTATAAAATAAAAGTTAAAATAAAAAAAGGAAAAGACTTTAAAATTTATGGGTTTAAAAATGAATATGCACAAGCTATAGTTAATATTATTTCAAATGCAAAAGATATATTAGTAGATAGAAAAGTGACAAATCCCAAAATAAAAATCTATATAAAAGAAGAAAAACACAATACTTTATATATTGAAGATAATGCAGGAGGAGTAGATAAAAATATCTTAGATAAAATATTTGATCCATATTTTACTACAAAATGTAATTATGGAACTGGCATAGGGCTTTATATGACAAAACTAATTATTGAAGAAAAAATGAATGGAGAAATAAAAGTTGAAAATTCAATAAAAGGAGCAATATTTTCAATTACAGTTTAA
- the luxS gene encoding S-ribosylhomocysteine lyase encodes MPLLDSFRVDHTIMPAPAVRVAKTMKSPSGDVITVYDLRFCIPNKKMLGEKGIHTLEHLFAGFIRNHLNSDKVEIIDVSPMGCRTGFYMSLLGNPSEEVVATAWKKSMEDVIKVKSQNDIPELNEYQCGTYKMHSLEEAKQIAQEVLNNGIGVMSNKDLFLPEEKLKELEI; translated from the coding sequence ATGCCACTACTAGATAGTTTTAGAGTAGACCACACTATTATGCCAGCACCTGCTGTTAGAGTTGCAAAAACTATGAAATCACCTTCGGGAGATGTTATTACTGTTTATGATTTAAGATTCTGTATTCCAAATAAAAAAATGTTAGGAGAAAAAGGTATTCATACTTTAGAACATCTTTTTGCAGGATTTATAAGAAATCATTTAAATTCTGATAAAGTTGAAATTATTGACGTTTCTCCTATGGGGTGTAGAACAGGATTTTATATGAGTTTATTAGGAAATCCAAGTGAAGAAGTAGTTGCTACTGCTTGGAAAAAATCTATGGAAGATGTAATTAAAGTAAAATCTCAAAATGATATTCCAGAATTAAATGAATATCAATGTGGTACATATAAAATGCACTCATTAGAAGAAGCAAAACAAATTGCACAAGAGGTTTTAAATAATGGAATTGGAGTAATGTCTAATAAAGATTTATTTTTACCTGAAGAAAAATTAAAAGAGTTAGAAATCTAA
- a CDS encoding 2-oxoacid:ferredoxin oxidoreductase subunit alpha — translation MNSKQMELNTVEVWDGNMANAQALRQAAVDVVAAYPITPSTATVENYASMHANGYVDGEVIMVESEHAAMSGCVGAGAAGGRVATATSSQGLALMIEVLYQASGMRIPVVLCLVNRALAAPLNVNGDHSDLYLTRDSGWVSLDSFSPQEAYDMTLMSFKISEHEKVRLPVISNQDGFMTSHTAQNVRPLSDEVAYNFIGDYKPLNAMLDFSKPVTHGVQTEHDWHFEHKAKQHAALMASKEVVKEVFEEFEKVSGRKYNIVESYGMEDAEVAIVCLGTTYESAILAVDKLKEEGIKAGVVAPRLFRPFPLVEIAQTLQNAKAVACMDRSAPGGTVGALYNEVAGALFNTSARPVLRNLIYGLGGRDMTINELCDIYRDLNKDAKAGKLTGKIQKLTGVRGPELSFYEL, via the coding sequence ATGAATAGTAAACAAATGGAATTAAATACAGTAGAGGTTTGGGATGGGAATATGGCAAATGCCCAAGCTTTAAGACAAGCTGCTGTTGATGTTGTTGCAGCATATCCTATTACTCCTTCAACTGCAACAGTTGAAAACTATGCTTCAATGCATGCAAATGGGTATGTTGATGGTGAAGTAATTATGGTTGAATCTGAGCATGCAGCAATGTCTGGTTGTGTAGGAGCAGGGGCTGCTGGTGGTAGAGTTGCAACGGCAACTTCATCTCAAGGATTAGCTCTTATGATAGAAGTATTATACCAAGCATCAGGGATGAGAATACCAGTAGTATTATGTCTAGTAAATAGAGCTTTAGCTGCACCATTAAATGTAAATGGTGACCATTCAGATTTATACTTAACAAGGGATTCAGGATGGGTTTCTTTAGATTCTTTTAGCCCACAAGAAGCATATGATATGACATTAATGTCTTTTAAAATCTCTGAACATGAAAAAGTAAGACTTCCAGTAATTTCAAATCAAGATGGATTTATGACTTCACATACTGCACAAAATGTAAGACCCCTAAGTGATGAAGTAGCTTATAACTTTATTGGTGATTATAAACCATTAAATGCTATGCTTGATTTTTCTAAACCTGTAACACATGGTGTTCAAACAGAACATGATTGGCATTTTGAACACAAAGCAAAACAACATGCTGCTCTTATGGCTTCTAAAGAAGTAGTAAAAGAAGTATTTGAAGAGTTTGAAAAAGTATCAGGAAGAAAATATAATATTGTTGAATCATATGGTATGGAAGATGCAGAAGTTGCAATTGTATGTTTAGGAACAACTTATGAATCTGCTATATTAGCTGTGGATAAGTTAAAAGAAGAAGGAATTAAAGCTGGTGTTGTTGCACCAAGATTATTTAGACCTTTTCCTTTAGTTGAAATTGCACAAACTTTACAAAATGCTAAAGCTGTTGCATGTATGGATAGAAGTGCACCTGGAGGAACTGTGGGTGCTTTATATAATGAAGTAGCAGGTGCATTATTCAACACTTCTGCTAGGCCTGTATTAAGAAATTTAATTTATGGTTTAGGTGGAAGAGATATGACTATTAATGAATTATGCGATATTTACAGAGATTTAAATAAAGATGCAAAAGCTGGTAAACTAACAGGAAAAATCCAAAAATTAACAGGTGTTAGAGGTCCAGAATTAAGCTTCTATGAACTATAA
- a CDS encoding 4Fe-4S dicluster-binding protein, with product MSKSIKDMGWDELVPGAALFSFEQTVNYNIAEVQPEDRTYAETNSKNAYVGDWRVIKPVWNSEICIDCQNCWIFCPDSSIIARDKEMKGVDYDHCKGCGICVSVCPTNPKSLLMFNETEKNEDALAKWPEKKKKGESNE from the coding sequence ATGAGTAAATCAATAAAAGATATGGGATGGGATGAATTAGTTCCAGGAGCAGCACTATTTTCTTTTGAACAAACTGTAAATTATAATATAGCAGAAGTTCAACCAGAAGATAGAACATATGCAGAAACTAACTCAAAAAATGCCTATGTGGGTGATTGGAGAGTAATAAAGCCAGTATGGAATTCTGAAATCTGTATTGACTGTCAAAACTGTTGGATATTCTGTCCTGATTCATCTATTATTGCAAGAGATAAAGAGATGAAAGGAGTTGATTATGATCACTGTAAAGGATGTGGTATCTGTGTAAGTGTATGTCCTACAAATCCAAAATCACTTTTAATGTTTAATGAAACAGAAAAAAATGAAGATGCTCTTGCTAAATGGCCTGAGAAAAAGAAAAAGGGTGAAAGTAATGAATAG
- a CDS encoding tripartite tricarboxylate transporter substrate binding protein, whose translation MKNYKLTKTFKNLFISLLIVNSTLFAANIEKIHFLIPGGAGGGWDGTARGVGEALLKSNLIKEASYENISGGGGGKAIAYLIETANKQQNTIMVNSTPIVIRSLQGIFPQSFRDLSLISTVIADFGVLVVKNDSKYNSWEDVKKAFKKNPGKIKIAGGSSRGSMDHLVAAQIFKAANGNPRDVRYVPYNAGGKAIAGLLTGEVDILSTGLGEVLEKHKKKELKIIGVTSNKSIEGIPSFKSMGVDAYFVNWRGFFAAPNLPKKKIDEFAKILEDMYKTEEWEKIRKRNGWENLYKSKEEFKLFLENQEKIISSLMKEMGFL comes from the coding sequence ATGAAAAATTACAAGCTAACAAAAACTTTTAAAAATCTTTTTATTAGTTTATTAATAGTAAATAGTACTCTATTTGCAGCAAATATTGAAAAAATACACTTTTTAATACCTGGAGGAGCAGGTGGTGGCTGGGATGGTACAGCAAGAGGGGTAGGAGAAGCTCTTTTAAAATCAAATTTAATAAAAGAAGCTTCATACGAAAATATTTCAGGTGGTGGAGGTGGAAAAGCTATTGCTTATTTAATTGAAACTGCTAATAAACAACAAAATACAATAATGGTAAATTCAACTCCAATTGTTATTAGATCACTACAAGGCATATTTCCTCAATCTTTTAGAGATTTATCTTTAATTTCAACAGTTATTGCAGATTTTGGCGTTTTAGTAGTAAAAAATGATTCAAAATATAATTCATGGGAAGATGTTAAAAAAGCCTTTAAAAAAAATCCAGGAAAAATAAAAATTGCAGGAGGAAGTTCAAGAGGAAGTATGGACCACTTAGTTGCAGCACAAATATTTAAAGCTGCAAATGGAAATCCTAGAGATGTGAGATATGTACCTTACAATGCAGGAGGTAAAGCAATAGCTGGATTATTAACAGGAGAAGTTGATATTTTATCAACTGGACTTGGTGAAGTTTTAGAAAAACATAAAAAGAAAGAATTAAAAATAATTGGAGTTACATCTAATAAGAGTATTGAAGGTATCCCAAGCTTTAAAAGTATGGGTGTAGATGCTTATTTTGTAAATTGGAGAGGTTTCTTTGCTGCTCCTAATCTTCCAAAGAAAAAAATTGACGAATTTGCAAAAATTCTAGAAGATATGTATAAAACTGAAGAATGGGAAAAAATAAGAAAAAGAAATGGTTGGGAAAACCTATATAAATCAAAAGAAGAGTTTAAACTTTTTCTTGAAAACCAAGAAAAAATAATTAGTTCTCTAATGAAAGAAATGGGCTTTTTATAA
- a CDS encoding response regulator transcription factor: MQNFKAYTILYIEDDEEVRKINSRILKRMFKTLIEAKDGFEGFKLYKKYKPHIILTDINLPKLDGISLSKKIRENDLNTKIIISTAFSNKDYLLEAIELNLEKYIIKPLSSKNLYPALKKAVKKIEESKDKKIYLNANFYFDCKNLLFYYKDSPLTLTKKEFLFLELLVKNRNRIISYEEIERVVWNEKYMSIYSLRTTIGFLRKKLPIKCIKNISNIGYKLNIE, from the coding sequence ATGCAAAATTTTAAAGCATATACTATTTTATATATTGAAGATGATGAAGAAGTAAGAAAAATCAATTCAAGAATTCTAAAAAGGATGTTTAAAACTCTTATTGAAGCTAAAGATGGCTTTGAGGGCTTTAAACTTTATAAAAAATATAAACCTCATATTATTTTAACAGATATAAATTTACCAAAACTAGATGGAATTTCACTTTCAAAAAAAATTAGAGAAAATGATCTTAATACAAAAATTATTATTTCAACAGCTTTTAGTAATAAAGATTATTTATTAGAGGCTATTGAATTAAACCTTGAAAAATATATTATAAAACCTCTTTCAAGTAAAAATTTATATCCTGCTTTAAAAAAAGCAGTAAAAAAAATTGAAGAAAGCAAAGATAAAAAGATATATCTAAATGCAAATTTTTATTTTGATTGTAAGAATTTACTTTTTTATTATAAAGACTCACCATTAACTCTTACAAAAAAAGAATTTTTATTTTTAGAACTATTAGTAAAAAATAGAAACAGAATAATTTCTTATGAAGAGATTGAAAGAGTTGTATGGAATGAAAAATATATGAGCATATACTCTCTTCGAACTACAATAGGTTTTTTAAGGAAAAAACTTCCTATAAAATGCATTAAAAATATTTCAAATATAGGATATAAATTAAATATTGAATAA
- a CDS encoding tripartite tricarboxylate transporter TctB family protein, whose amino-acid sequence MSKNIIGSIFFLALSSFYFYNVFDIKELPNAQFEVMTPSTFPFYIGIIGIIISLLMLFFAIKEKHNEKISLEYLKSLDFKTIFLFITLMFLYGLIIKILGFILSTIIFLALSFIFLKERNIKRILIISISISVGFYLILNNILGVYIVPGFFIEYIKGVFL is encoded by the coding sequence ATGTCAAAAAATATAATAGGTTCAATTTTCTTTTTAGCTCTTTCATCTTTTTACTTTTATAATGTATTTGATATAAAAGAGTTGCCAAATGCTCAGTTTGAAGTGATGACTCCTTCTACATTTCCTTTCTATATTGGAATTATTGGAATAATTATCTCTTTACTAATGTTATTTTTTGCAATCAAAGAAAAACACAATGAAAAAATTTCACTAGAATATTTAAAATCATTAGATTTTAAAACTATTTTTTTATTTATAACTTTAATGTTTTTATATGGCTTAATTATAAAAATTTTAGGATTTATTTTATCTACTATAATTTTTTTAGCTTTGAGTTTTATTTTTTTAAAAGAAAGGAACATTAAAAGAATACTAATTATTTCTATTAGTATATCTGTTGGGTTTTATCTTATCCTAAATAATATTTTAGGGGTATATATAGTACCTGGATTTTTTATAGAATATATTAAAGGAGTATTCTTATGA
- a CDS encoding pyruvate flavodoxin oxidoreductase subunit gamma, which yields MLEIRWHSRAGQGAVTGAKGLGSVVAETGKEVQAFAFYGSAKRGASMTAYNRIDDKKIINHEKYMVPDYVFILDPGLAFTDDFTANEKPETKYIITTHLQKNELINLIPALQGREDRVFILDCLKISQETIGRPIPNTPMLGAFMKISGMFELEYFKDAMKAVLKKLPQKVIDANMIAIERAFNEVN from the coding sequence ATGCTAGAAATAAGATGGCATAGCCGTGCTGGTCAAGGTGCTGTGACAGGAGCTAAAGGTTTAGGTTCAGTTGTTGCAGAAACTGGAAAAGAAGTGCAAGCTTTTGCATTTTATGGTTCTGCAAAAAGAGGTGCATCAATGACTGCATATAATAGAATTGATGATAAAAAAATCATAAATCATGAAAAATATATGGTTCCAGATTATGTTTTTATTTTAGATCCAGGTTTAGCCTTTACAGATGATTTTACTGCAAATGAAAAACCAGAAACTAAATATATAATTACTACACACTTACAAAAAAATGAATTAATTAATTTAATTCCAGCATTACAAGGAAGAGAAGATAGAGTTTTTATTCTTGACTGTCTTAAAATCTCTCAAGAAACTATTGGAAGACCTATCCCAAATACTCCAATGCTTGGTGCATTTATGAAAATTAGTGGAATGTTTGAATTAGAATATTTCAAAGATGCAATGAAAGCTGTACTAAAAAAGCTACCTCAAAAAGTAATTGATGCAAATATGATTGCTATTGAAAGAGCTTTCAACGAAGTAAATTAA
- a CDS encoding thiamine pyrophosphate-dependent enzyme has protein sequence MSNQKEIKNLKTFSTAAERFEGSHVLCPGCAHSIIVREVLNATNDNLVVSAATGCLEVCTAIYPHTSWDCSWIHIGFENASTAIAGAETMNKVLRKKGRIPADTPQPKFVAFGGDGATYDIGFQFISGCFERGHDFMYVCLDNEVYANTGGQRSSSTPIGASTTTAPAGTVSYGEKKNKKDILSIMAAHGSPYVAQVAPNKWKDMVKKIQRGFDTEGPVFINAMSACTTEWRFKPDQTIEASDLATDSLVFPLYEIIDGTELNITYRPKNIVPVRDYLAFQPRFKHLFAPENEHIIEEWQKRVDARWEYLQRREEARV, from the coding sequence ATGAGTAATCAAAAAGAGATAAAAAACTTAAAAACATTTTCAACAGCTGCTGAAAGATTTGAAGGTTCTCATGTTTTATGTCCAGGGTGTGCACACTCTATTATTGTAAGAGAAGTTTTAAATGCAACAAATGATAATTTAGTTGTTTCTGCAGCAACTGGTTGTTTAGAAGTTTGTACAGCTATTTATCCTCATACTTCATGGGACTGTTCATGGATTCATATTGGATTTGAAAATGCTTCAACAGCAATTGCAGGTGCAGAAACTATGAATAAAGTTTTAAGAAAAAAAGGAAGAATTCCTGCTGATACTCCACAACCAAAATTTGTTGCATTTGGTGGAGATGGTGCAACTTATGATATAGGTTTTCAATTTATTTCAGGTTGTTTTGAAAGAGGACATGATTTTATGTATGTTTGTTTAGACAATGAAGTTTATGCAAATACAGGAGGTCAAAGATCTTCATCTACTCCAATTGGAGCAAGTACTACAACTGCTCCTGCGGGAACTGTATCTTATGGTGAAAAGAAAAATAAAAAAGATATTTTATCAATTATGGCAGCACATGGTTCTCCTTATGTTGCACAAGTTGCTCCAAATAAATGGAAAGATATGGTTAAAAAAATCCAAAGAGGATTTGATACAGAAGGTCCAGTATTTATCAATGCGATGAGTGCATGTACAACTGAGTGGAGATTTAAACCTGACCAAACTATTGAAGCTTCTGATTTAGCAACAGATTCATTAGTTTTCCCTCTTTATGAAATAATTGATGGAACTGAATTAAATATTACATATAGACCTAAAAATATTGTTCCAGTAAGGGATTATTTAGCATTTCAACCAAGATTTAAACATCTATTTGCTCCTGAAAATGAGCATATTATAGAAGAATGGCAAAAAAGAGTTGATGCTAGATGGGAATATTTACAAAGAAGAGAAGAAGCAAGAGTTTAA